The following are from one region of the Phycisphaerales bacterium genome:
- a CDS encoding class I SAM-dependent methyltransferase, whose amino-acid sequence MKQSLRRLMTEDLPQNYGKDPNVVRDTDKYVEEYVHGFVDKWDELIDWDERAKSEGDFFIEELRRRGVKRVLDVAAGTGFHSIRLIEAGFDVVSVDGSPTMLAKAFENGRRRGHVLRTRHADWRWLNRDVMGRFDAVICLGNSFTHLFNERDRRKALAEYYSALVHDGVLILDQRNYDSILDNGFKSDHKHYYCGEQVTAEPEYFDDGLCRFCYSFPDGSKYHLNMFPLRKNYTRRLLGEVGFQRIDTFGDFKETYHEDDPDFFIHVAEKRYDSLEPEADSPGDLTK is encoded by the coding sequence ATGAAGCAGAGCTTGCGAAGGCTCATGACCGAAGACCTGCCGCAGAACTACGGCAAAGATCCCAACGTCGTGCGCGACACCGATAAGTATGTCGAAGAGTACGTGCACGGATTCGTGGACAAGTGGGACGAACTCATTGACTGGGATGAGCGCGCCAAGAGCGAGGGCGACTTCTTCATCGAGGAGTTGCGTCGCCGGGGCGTCAAGCGCGTCCTGGACGTTGCCGCCGGCACGGGATTCCACTCGATTCGATTGATCGAAGCGGGCTTCGACGTCGTGAGCGTCGACGGCAGCCCGACCATGCTTGCCAAGGCGTTCGAAAACGGCCGGCGGCGTGGGCACGTGCTCCGGACGCGCCACGCCGATTGGCGCTGGCTCAACCGTGACGTCATGGGCCGCTTCGACGCGGTGATCTGCCTGGGCAATTCGTTCACGCACCTGTTCAACGAGCGCGACCGCCGCAAGGCGCTGGCTGAGTATTACTCGGCCCTGGTGCACGACGGCGTGCTCATCCTCGATCAGCGCAACTATGACTCCATCCTCGACAACGGCTTCAAGAGCGATCACAAGCACTACTACTGCGGCGAGCAGGTGACCGCCGAGCCGGAGTACTTCGACGATGGACTGTGCCGTTTCTGCTACTCGTTCCCTGATGGCTCCAAGTACCACCTGAATATGTTCCCGCTGCGCAAGAACTACACGCGGCGGCTGCTGGGCGAGGTCGGCTTCCAGCGGATCGACACGTTCGGCGACTTCAAGGAAACCTACCACGAGGACGATCCGGACTTCTTCATCCACGTGGCCGAGAAGCGCTACGACTCGCTCGAGCCCGAGGCGGATTCGCCGGGAGACCTGACCAAATGA
- a CDS encoding methyltransferase domain-containing protein has protein sequence MSHAPSTEKATQTARDYYNSADADNFYAIVWGGQDIHIGLYESPSEPIADASRRTVDHMADRVADHLTKLGDKATVLDIGAGYGGAARRLVERFGCKAVCLNLSEAENERNRQLTAEAGMQDNIEVIDGSFEDIPMPDGAATLVWSQDAILHSGDRPKVLAEVDRVLASGGRFVFTDPMRSDDCPEGVLQPILDRIHLSDLGSPGFYQDEAKKLGWKNHGFEDLTHQLVNHYTRVLETTEELGSELEGKVSPDYVERMKKGLGHWIEGGKAGHLAWGIFHFEKP, from the coding sequence ATGAGCCACGCCCCCAGCACCGAGAAGGCCACCCAGACCGCGCGCGACTACTACAACAGCGCTGATGCGGACAACTTCTACGCCATCGTCTGGGGCGGGCAGGACATCCACATCGGTCTCTACGAGAGCCCGAGCGAGCCCATCGCCGACGCCAGCCGACGCACCGTCGACCACATGGCCGATCGCGTGGCCGATCACCTGACCAAGCTGGGCGACAAGGCCACCGTGCTGGACATCGGCGCCGGCTACGGCGGGGCCGCCCGGCGGCTCGTCGAGCGCTTCGGCTGCAAGGCCGTGTGCCTGAACCTGAGCGAGGCCGAGAACGAGCGCAACCGCCAGCTCACCGCCGAAGCCGGGATGCAGGACAACATCGAGGTCATCGACGGCAGCTTCGAAGACATTCCCATGCCCGATGGCGCCGCCACGCTTGTCTGGTCGCAGGACGCCATCCTGCACTCGGGCGATCGTCCCAAGGTGCTGGCCGAGGTCGACCGCGTGCTGGCCAGCGGCGGACGATTCGTCTTCACCGATCCGATGCGCAGCGACGACTGCCCCGAGGGCGTGCTCCAACCGATCCTTGATCGCATCCACCTGAGCGATCTTGGCTCTCCCGGCTTCTACCAAGACGAGGCAAAGAAGCTCGGCTGGAAGAACCATGGCTTCGAGGACCTGACGCACCAACTGGTCAACCACTACACCCGCGTACTCGAGACCACCGAGGAGCTTGGCTCCGAGCTGGAGGGCAAGGTTTCGCCGGATTACGTCGAGCGGATGAAGAAGGGCCTGGGCCACTGGATCGAGGGCGGCAAGGCCGGCCACCTGGCGTGGGGCATCTTCCACTTCGAGAAGCCGTAG
- a CDS encoding BCCT family transporter: protein MSEQKREESSPGADMPSIELGPHFTMHPVVFPVAASIVIALVVATLLIPGEDVGAFFGAVKDWIGTRFGWLYVATMTALLAFVAWLALSRLGSIKLGGDDEKPEFGVLSWFAMLFSAGMGIGLVFWAVAEPAYHYASPPPGVAQGLAPSRVSMAVTIFHWGLHPWALYAAVGLGLAYFGFRKKMPLSFRSFLYPIFGERVWGPLGDAVDVLAIVATLTGVATSLGLGAQQVNAGLGYLFGVQQGAGTQVMLIAIITAIATVSVVLGLSAGIRRLSEVNLVLAFLLLITVVVGGGVVAFLASTVENTGAYLQLLPFNALRTGAGGGEGSTWLNGWTVFYWAWWISWSPFVGLFIARISRGRTIRQFVLGVVLVPTLVGIVWLSAFGGATLRQHTAHERLATLAQADVRADVDADADALALPTFPVTVEGSDTVITRPLTTLEYVADPDVTVVTEDGSSNIDTTSTALFVLLDSMFEAKWIAMLAAGVATLCIVLFFVTSSDSASMVIDIIASGGNPDPPVGTRLFWAISEGVAAGVLLLSGGLLALQSASIAAALPFTLVLIVACFGLTKALLAEPVARRVPGPISGRPGSKRL, encoded by the coding sequence ATGAGCGAGCAAAAGCGCGAGGAGTCTTCGCCGGGCGCGGACATGCCCAGCATCGAGCTGGGCCCGCACTTCACGATGCACCCGGTCGTGTTCCCGGTCGCCGCATCGATCGTGATCGCCCTGGTGGTGGCCACGCTGCTGATTCCCGGCGAAGACGTGGGCGCCTTCTTCGGCGCCGTCAAGGACTGGATCGGCACGCGATTCGGCTGGCTCTACGTTGCCACGATGACGGCGCTGCTCGCCTTCGTCGCGTGGCTGGCGCTCAGCCGGCTGGGATCGATCAAGCTGGGCGGCGACGACGAAAAGCCCGAGTTCGGCGTGCTGAGTTGGTTCGCCATGCTCTTCAGCGCGGGCATGGGCATCGGCCTGGTCTTCTGGGCAGTGGCCGAGCCGGCGTATCACTACGCGAGCCCTCCGCCGGGCGTGGCGCAGGGTCTCGCGCCATCGCGCGTGTCGATGGCGGTCACGATCTTCCACTGGGGGCTGCACCCATGGGCGCTGTATGCCGCCGTGGGGCTCGGGCTGGCGTACTTCGGCTTTCGCAAGAAGATGCCACTGAGCTTTCGCAGCTTTCTGTATCCGATCTTCGGCGAGCGCGTGTGGGGCCCCCTGGGCGACGCGGTAGACGTGCTGGCCATTGTGGCGACGCTCACGGGCGTGGCCACCAGCCTGGGGCTGGGCGCCCAGCAGGTCAACGCCGGGCTTGGCTACCTCTTCGGCGTGCAGCAGGGCGCCGGCACGCAGGTCATGCTCATCGCCATCATCACCGCCATCGCGACGGTCTCGGTCGTTCTGGGGCTGAGCGCGGGCATCCGGCGTTTGAGCGAAGTCAATCTCGTGCTGGCCTTCCTGCTGCTGATCACCGTCGTCGTGGGCGGCGGGGTCGTCGCGTTCCTGGCCAGCACGGTGGAGAACACCGGGGCCTACCTGCAACTGCTGCCGTTCAATGCCCTTCGCACCGGCGCGGGCGGAGGCGAGGGCTCGACGTGGCTCAACGGCTGGACGGTCTTCTACTGGGCGTGGTGGATCAGTTGGTCGCCCTTCGTGGGCCTGTTCATCGCGCGCATCAGCCGGGGCAGGACGATCCGCCAATTCGTGCTGGGCGTCGTGCTCGTGCCCACGCTGGTGGGCATCGTGTGGCTGAGCGCCTTCGGCGGCGCGACGCTTCGCCAGCACACGGCCCACGAGCGCCTGGCGACCCTTGCCCAGGCCGACGTGCGGGCCGACGTTGACGCAGACGCGGATGCCCTAGCCCTTCCCACCTTCCCCGTCACGGTCGAGGGCTCGGACACGGTCATCACCCGGCCGCTGACGACGCTCGAGTACGTCGCGGACCCCGACGTCACGGTGGTTACCGAGGACGGCTCGTCCAACATCGATACGACCTCCACGGCGCTGTTCGTGCTGCTCGACTCGATGTTTGAGGCCAAGTGGATCGCGATGCTGGCTGCCGGCGTCGCGACGCTGTGCATCGTGCTGTTCTTCGTGACGTCCAGCGATTCGGCGTCGATGGTCATCGACATCATCGCCAGCGGCGGCAACCCCGATCCGCCCGTGGGCACGCGGCTGTTCTGGGCCATCAGCGAGGGCGTGGCCGCCGGCGTGCTGCTGCTCTCGGGTGGCTTACTGGCCCTGCAATCGGCCTCCATCGCCGCAGCACTGCCCTTCACGCTGGTGCTGATCGTGGCGTGCTTCGGGCTGACCAAGGCGTTGCTGGCCGAGCCGGTGGCCCGACGCGTGCCAGGGCCGATCAGCGGGCGGCCGGGCTCGAAGCGCCTGTAG